In Perca fluviatilis chromosome 3, GENO_Pfluv_1.0, whole genome shotgun sequence, the following proteins share a genomic window:
- the tmem9b gene encoding transmembrane protein 9B, translating into MKSVFLLEAFSLACFVLLNQVTAKNSEDIRCKSFFYRFPYVTPCRLIVLYIFSILFFQDQQPFANAHNVLSRSHSRPNMLNKVEHAQQRWRRQVQEQRKSVFDRHVVLS; encoded by the exons ATGAAGTCTGTGTTTCTTCTCGAGGCTTTCTCTTTGGCTTGTTTTGTGCTTTTAAACCAAGTGACAGCGAAG AATTCTGAAGACATCCGTTGTAAATCCTTCTTCTACAGGTTTCCT TATGTCACACCTTGTAGACTAAtcgtgttatatattttttccattcTGTTTTTTCAGGACCAGCAGCCTTTTGCCAATGCTCACAATGTTTTGTCCCGTTCACACTCTCGACCCAACATGCTGAACAAAGTGGAGCATGCCCAGCAGCGCTGGAGGAGGCAGGTCCAGGAACAGAGGAAGTCTGTGTTCGACCGTCATGTTGTTCTCAGTTAA